From Drosophila suzukii chromosome 2R, CBGP_Dsuzu_IsoJpt1.0, whole genome shotgun sequence, a single genomic window includes:
- the LOC108008216 gene encoding uncharacterized protein, with product MRLTLYLIVTIGLVDTHCASLKYILKSLKVELRFETILLLESSTEINSCWKQKDIQNQMPILNLNSNQSLYLKDKFNTNMLALVCLNENEENTMLALYENLEDMRDTPTILFVRSDFEIRDIFVECQKKKMLNVVAFKGLETEFIYSFQPFPRFQLIKRSVKETAIYFEGHLTDLGGYTLSALPDNVIPRTVVYRNPDGNRQLAGYLYPFIRNYVSTINATLKICWDLVPEDGMKELTKVISLSETYNVDFPLGIHGIEHGTTKQNVHMEVSSWFVMLPMEPYWVRSCFLNKLGWERIIPLMLLLAVVLGNAHRIEVGLSPSWRCCFVGDKVLRGILAQPIILPTALSPKLMLIYWLLLLSGFFVSNFYTANLETWLVDPPLAHPVRTWEQMRSLNLRLLIVPSEFDTLKKALGKEFTDEYSDIFELTNSVEFQDMRLSMDPSYAYPVTETLWPLLKHAQTRLLKPAFRRSRDIEIIHLLIMSMPLPHNSIFYKSLNRYKSLTYQSGLYEYWFKRSFNELLDLRKINYKIDDNLESYRDFDWHDYSFVWLAFLVGSIISFLVFLGEIKYHRWHLNKTSL from the coding sequence ATGAGGCTAACGTTGTACTTAATAGTTACCATCGGTTTGGTAGACACACACTGCGCTTccttaaaatacattttaaaatctCTTAAAGTCGAGCTTCGCTTTGAAACGATTCTTCTTTTAGAAAGTTCGACTGAAATTAATTCGTGTTGGAAACAGAAAGACATTCAAAACCAGATGCCCATCCTGAATCTCAATTCAAATCAAAGCTTGTATCTAAAAGATAAATTCAATACAAATATGCTGGCACTAGTTTGCTTGAACGAAAACGAAGAAAACACCATGCTGGCTCTCTATGAAAATCTGGAAGATATGCGCGATACTCCCACTATATTATTCGTGCGTTCGGATTTCGAAATTAGGGATATATTCGTGGAGtgccaaaaaaagaaaatgctTAATGTGGTGGCTTTCAAAGGTTTAGAAACTGAGTTTATTTACAGCTTCCAACCATTCCCAAGATTTCAGTTAATCAAAAGAAGTGTAAAGGAAACTGCTATATATTTTGAGGGACATCTTACTGATTTGGGCGGCTATACCCTCAGTGCACTACCCGATAATGTAATACCTCGAACAGTGGTCTACAGGAATCCCGATGGAAATCGCCAGTTGGCTGGATATCTTTACCCCTTTATACGGAACTATGTGAGCACCATTAATGCTACTCTCAAAATCTGCTGGGATCTAGTTCCGGAAGATGGCATGAAAGAGTTGACGAAAGTAATCAGTCTCTCGGAAACTTACAACGTGGACTTTCCGCTGGGTATTCATGGCATTGAGCATGGGACGACCAAACAAAACGTTCATATGGAGGTTTCTAGCTGGTTCGTGATGCTGCCCATGGAACCCTATTGGGTTCGATCATGTTTCTTGAACAAACTGGGTTGGGAGAGGATAATACCATTGATGTTACTTTTGGCTGTAGTGCTGGGCAATGCCCACCGAATTGAAGTGGGCTTGAGTCCCAGCTGGCGATGCTGCTTCGTGGGAGATAAAGTCCTGCGAGGAATCCTGGCACAGCCGATTATCCTACCCACAGCACTCTCCCCCAAACTAATGCTCATTTATTGGTTACTTCTGCTGAGTGGATTCTTTGTTAGCAACTTTTACACAGCCAATCTCGAAACGTGGTTGGTAGATCCACCATTGGCTCATCCTGTCCGCACCTGGGAACAAATGCGCAGCTTGAATCTGAGGCTCCTAATTGTCCCTTCCGAATTTGATACCTTGAAGAAGGCCCTAGGCAAGGAATTTACAGATGAGTATAGTGATATTTTCGAACTAACCAACTCGGTGGAGTTCCAAGACATGCGACTATCTATGGATCCGTCTTATGCCTATCCTGTGACCGAGACCTTGTGGCCACTTTTGAAGCATGCACAGACCAGACTCCTGAAACCCGCATTCCGACGATCCAGGGATATAGAGATCATACATCTATTGATCATGTCCATGCCCTTGCCACACAATTCCATATTTTACAAATCATTAAATCGCTATAAATCACTCACTTATCAGAGCGGATTGTATGAGTATTGGTTCAAACGGAGCTTCAATGAGTTACTTGACCTGCGGAAAATCAATTACAAAATAGATGACAACCTTGAGTCCTACCGGGACTTCGATTGGCACGATTACAGCTTTGTATGGCTGGCCTTCCTGGTGGGAAGTATCATAAGTTTCTTAGTCTTTCTTGGTGAAATTAAATACCACAGATGGCACTTAAACAAAACATCACTTTAA
- the LOC108008215 gene encoding uncharacterized protein, translating to MDFFTAISTIGDTRAVAKEFAYAFMQALISDPENWIVRVSHQFVGHCFRALNLNFQVSIEEFNQTQDHPYLDHNPNYIFDPPPNLMERLDEFLVQLPRMLAQIADHLAKKGNRDQKHPLSSYLKLVVKWIKVVDAVGGDLELNQFLCEPLARLSFSFLGGLAKLLPDYEDFPGLKEICVSLAVGVRYGVFYQDTCPVIVPPMLQIFQQHYEFFCGAEKSALDFVYTILSVVMTENESYIMAYEFLDSVLKLFKSREQREYLQSFSNELITGKYVILQFDTLEKSQSKHLLLATLRYLMTLQRYLDSTEGFPMRFLEVLLQLVLRKQATCVVVASMAAKVYIALAKRQSQIEDWDVGQHVLETYIKNPSSPRASVSYPQFRAELKRYLDTINEHFEELMDFRFFCRLLCAANVRMELSLIAAQSASILFELRMAEYSDPEVRHQVDEFLCAWPHFLHTSFTQSGARPILLGIYGMIDFDAIAECNVTLLIKLEDCCLNSFLDDYTLTESEIYDLYWNMSRSADVTGNILLHSTAARDLRERIVSLQDDLNTVDASSPEVPISNELLEEYANNIRRLHAMLMANKLRPRHVNNLYETLAKFVLERPTQNENITLYGSESLAAMLVLMHNNLRNPNHEVTTRICGLAQQLKDFCTTELSNDRLDLKRAKFMFCSVLILQIYQLPNSNLDTAALDTIIELLASPPKDVQPVDDLPANEYVSDMYFMFRHLIKAAEILLPSNRMWKILVQCKASVPAMRYLDLEIEKLIGAIMEFRIDIYINCLPIIQLHLYNESKAKKKASVALTAHVQLIDRNCAVLDAWLMRYIIFRDTLNLLIKNMRFRRSEVSASRNILFPLQHVLTLVSDLHLHEEHFKSISNQMRSLEVEAVGTQEKAEMESFRTEISIYLYKVQDDDEGKLTALPPGPLNFWQHNALQDLSGPAKPQVPQILITSHE from the exons ATGGATTTCTTTACGGCCATTTCGACGATTGGCGATACCCGA GCGGTAGCCAAGGAATTCGCCTATGCCTTCATGCAAGCCCTGATCTCTGACCCTGAAAATTGGATTGTAAGGGTCTCTCACCAGTTTGTGGGTCACTGCTTTAGAGCTCTTAACCTGAATTTCCAAGTGAGCATTGAGGAATTTAATCAGACACAGGATCATCCGTATCTCGATCATAACCCCAACTATATCTTTGATCCTCCACCGAATTTAATGGAAAGACTGGATGAGTTCCTGGTTCAGCTGCCTCGGATGTTGGCCCAAATTGCAGACCATCTGGCCAAGAAGGGGAACAGAGATCAGAAACATCCATTATCCTCCTATTTGAAGCTCGTCGTAAAGTGGATCAAAGTGGTGGACGCCGTAGGTGGCGACCTGGAACTCAACCAATTCCTGTGCGAACCGCTTGCCAGACTGT CTTTCAGCTTTCTGGGCGGACTGGCCAAATTACTGCCCGACTATGAGGACTTCCCAGGTCTAAAGGAGATTTGCGTATCACTCGCCGTGGGTGTTCGATATGGAGTATT cTACCAGGATACCTGCCCAGTGATTGTCCCGCCCATGCTGCAAATTTTCCAACAGCACTACGAATTCTTCTGTGGCGCGGAAAAGTCTGCCTTGGACTTTGTCTACACTATCCTAAGCGTTGTGATGACCGAGAACGAAAGCTATATCATGGCCTATGAGTTCTTGGATTCGGTGCTCAAGCTGTTTAAATCGAGGGAGCAAAGAGAGTACCTGCAATCCTTCTCGAACGAGCTGATAACAGGCAAGTATGTGATCCTGCAATTTGACACCCTCGAGAAGAGCCAGTCCAAACACTTGCTTTTGGCCACTTTGAGGTATTTGATGACTCTTCAAAGATATTTAGACAGCACAGAGGGCTTCCCCATGCGATTCCTTGAGGTCCTACTGCAACTTGTCCTCAGAAAGCAGGCGACTTGTGTGGTGGTTGCTTCTATGGCGGCCAAGGTATACATAGCCCTGGCAAAGCGCCAGTCCCAGATTGAGGATTGGGACGTGGGACAGCACGTCCTGGAAACCTACATCAAGAACCCCTCATCTCCCCGAGCAAGTGTGAGCTACCCGCAATTCCGAGCTGAACTCAAGCGCTATTTGGATACCATTAATGAACACTTTGAAGAGCTTATGGATTTCAGGTTCTTCTGTAGACTGCTCTGCGCTGCAAATGTTCGGATGGAGTTGAGTCTTATTGCAGCCCAATCGGCGAGCATTCTCTTTGAACTTCGCATGGCGGAGTACTCTGACCCAGAGGTTCGGCACCAGGTCGATGAATTCTTGTGCGCCTGGCCGCATTTTCTGCATACCTCATTTACGCAAAGTGGAGCTCGACCCATTCTCCTTGGCATCTATGGTATGATCGATTTTGACGCTATTGCGGAGTGTAATGTTACT TTGCTTATAAAGTTGGAGGATTGCTGTCTAAACAGTTTCTTAGACGACTACACCCTTACTGAGTCGGAGATCTATGACCTCTACTGGAATATGTCGCGCTCTGCGGATGTAACTGGGAATATTCTGTTACACTCCACAGCGGCAAGAGATTTACGAGAAAGGATTGTTAGCTTGCAGGACGATTTGAACACCGTCGATGCTTCTTCACCGGAGGTCCCTATAAGTAATGAGCTTTTGGAGGAATATGCCAATAATATTCGTCGCCTGCATGCGATGCTGATGGCCAACAAACTACGCCCACGTCATGTTAACAATCTATACGAAACTCTTGCCAAATTTGTGCTGGAAAGACCTACACAAAATGAGAACATAACTCTCTATGGATCGGAGAGCTTGGCTGCCATGCTGGTACTGATGCACAACAATCTAAGGAATCCGAACCACGAGGTGACCACCAGGATATGCGGCTTAGCCCAACAGCTAAAGGATTTTTGCACTACTGAACTGTCCAACGACAGACTGGACTTGAAGCGGGCAAAGTTCATGTTCTGCTCGGTGCTTATACTGCAAATCTATCAGCTACCCAATTCGAACCTGGATACTGCTGCTCTCGACACTATTATTGAGTTACTGGCCTCACCACCAAAAGATGTACAACCTGTAGATGATCTACCAGCCAATGAATATGTTTCCGATATGTACTTCATGTTTCGTCACCTCATCAAAGCGGCGGAAATCTTACTTCCCAGTAATCGGATGTGGAAGATCCTAGTTCAATGTAAGGCGTCTGTACCAGCAATGAGGTACCTGGATCTCGAGATTGAAAAGCTAATAGGTGCCATCATGGAGTTTCGTATTGACATTTACATTAATTGTCTGCCGATTATACAGTTGCACttatacaacgagtccaaagCCAAGAAGAAGGCTTCTGTTGCTCTAACTGCCCACGTTCAGCTCATCGATAGGAACTGCGCAGTTTTGGACGCCTGGCTGATGCGTTACATCATCTTTAGGGATACGCTCAATCTTTTGATTAAGAACATGCGCTTTCGACGATCAGAGGTGTCCGCCTCAAGAAATATTCTGTTCCCGCTGCAGCATGTCCTGACCCTCGTATCCGATCTGCATCTCCACGAAGAACACTTCAAAAGCATATCTAACCAGATGCGCAGTTTAGAGGTGGAGGCAGTTGGAACCCAAGAGAAGGCCGAAATGGAGAGTTTTAGAACGGAGAtaagtatatatttatataaggtCCAAGATGATGATGAAGGAAAACTCACAGCCCTGCCACCGGGACCACTTAACTTTTGGCAGCACAACGCTCTACAAGATTTAAGCGGCCCAGCTAAACCACAGGTTCCCCAAATACTCATAACATCACATGAATAA